The following coding sequences lie in one Rutidosis leptorrhynchoides isolate AG116_Rl617_1_P2 chromosome 4, CSIRO_AGI_Rlap_v1, whole genome shotgun sequence genomic window:
- the LOC139842672 gene encoding uncharacterized protein: MTDVLKYGAITYFVPNFVLYLDHESLKYIHGQHKLNPRHAKWVKILQGYTISINHQGVLNKFADALSRKYSLLSTMSVQVTGFDQWRDMYKSDMDFKNICEKCSLGPFGSILNCDCYLFKNSQLCVLGGSIREAIITKVRAGGLAAHFGMNKTLAGIKMVLLATHGTRCE, from the coding sequence ATGACGGATGTCTTGAAGTATGGCGCCATTACTTACTTCGTGCCAAATTTTGTTCTATATTTGGATCATGAATCGCTTAAGTACATCCATGGGCAACATAAGCTTAACCCCCGGCATGCTAAATGGGTCAAGATATTACAAGGTTACACCATTTCTATCAACCATCAAGGGGTGCTGAACAAATTTGCGGACGCATTAAGCAGGAAGTATTCGCTACTTAGTACTATGAGCGTTCAAGTAACGGGTTTTGATCAGTGGCGTGACATGTACAAAAGTGACATGGACTTTAAAAATATATGTGAGAAGTGCTCTCTTGGACCATTCGGTTCCATCTTAAACTGTGattgttatttatttaaaaacTCCCAGCTTTGCGTTCTAGGTGGCTCCATTCGGGAAGCAATTATAACCAAGGTTCGCGCAGGAGGTTTGGCGGCTCATTTTGGAATGAATAAAACCCTTGCAGGGATAAAGATGGTTTTATTGGCCACACATGGAACGAGATGTGAATAG
- the LOC139845158 gene encoding importin subunit alpha-1b-like — KNPPEKTVVLAHILAPRLVRRGGKDEPFAWDSREYLRKLCIGKDVVFQTEYTIPNVSFEFCSVFVGCTNVGNEVVTHGWAKVKKGKGEKTPDHTELLRLEEQAKQQGVGLWKSIKKEACWTISNITAGNKDQIQTVSEANSIVQLLQNAEFDIKKEAALAISNAISGGNHDLIKYLVSQGCVKPLCDLLVCPDPRIVSVCLEGLENILKVEEAEKNLGGSVGINLYAQMIDYAEGLEKIENLESHYNNEIREKSVKLLETYWLVEEEDVPPPGILDLYLYENCLSRYTSFWLR, encoded by the exons aaaaatccacctgaAAAAACTGTCGTTTTAGCTCATATTTTGGCTCCTAGATTA GTGCGTAGAGGTGGTAAGGATGAGCCATTTGCATGGGATAGCAGAGAATATCTAAGGAAGTTATGCATTGGAAAG GATGTCGTGTTTCAAACGGAATATACCATCCCAAATGTCTCTTTCGAGTTTTGCAGTGTTTTTGTCGGTTGTACCAATGTTGGGAATGAAGTTGTCACTCATGGTTGGGCAAAG GTTAAGAAAGGTAAAGGAGAGAAGACTCCTGACCATACCGAGTTGCTACGCCTTGAAGAACAAGCCAAACAACAGGGCGTTGGATTATGGAAGAGCATTAAGAAGGAAGCTTGTTGGACAATATCAAACATCACTGCTGGCAACAAGGACCAAATTCAG ACGGTGAGCGAAGCAAATAGTATTGTTCAATTGCTTCAGAATGCTGAATTCGACATCAAAAAAGAGGCTGCATTGGCAATCTCCAATGCTATCTCTGGTGGAAACCATGACCTGATCAA GTATCTTGTTAGTCAAGGCTGCGTCAAACCTTTATGTGACCTACTTGTATGTCCAGACCCCAGAATCGTGTCTGTATGTCTAGAGGGTCTGGAGAACATACTAAAGGTTGAGGAAgctgagaagaatctaggaggatcGGTAGGTATTAATCTTTATGCGCAAATGATTGATTATGCTGAAGGTTTGGAGAAAATCGAGAACCTAGAAAGTCACTATAACAATGAGATACGTGAAAAATCAGTGAAGCTTCTTGAGACGTATTGGTTGGTGGAAGAGGAAGATGTACCGCCACCTGGAATTCTTGATTTGTATTTGTATGAAAACTGTCTCTCTAGGTATACCAGCTTCTGGTTAAGATAG
- the LOC139845159 gene encoding uncharacterized protein: MEFVVSEFSQMDIGISDRNANMCGGAKDTGKTAIVECKIPTIDSDSDSDSDSDSDSDSYWFNDSRYHLNLRLECSDGVWIDANPFKSESKLVQMRYKYIFGTSKVESDSKTLEMVTVFCEGRAKILDDDIFLDEFNSKFLEDYRSYAIQLITAGFDLDIISLIDLMMEEVVSLFTTKWTEDEVYNLFSVNLKEYHDDKFNVMKQDLLNYLEFLATNFSSFHDIYFGAKDLRANDDWDYDLLKLKFHSLQSYEHRRQWLKAHFLLRRPRLDRVWFKQTVLLRMSSLEL, from the exons ATGGAATTCGTGGTTAGTGAATTTTCACAGATGGATATCGGGATAAGTGACAG AAATGCAAATATGTGTGGTGGAGCAAAGGATACAGGAAAAACAGCGATTGTTGAATGCAAAATCCCTACAATAG ATAGCGATAGCGATAGCGATAGCGATAGCGATAGCGATAGCGATAGCTATTGGTTTAACGATAGCCGATACCATCTTAACTTGCGTCTGGAATGTTCGGACGGGGTATGGATTGACGCCAACCCCTTTAAAAGTGAGTCTAAACTGGTCCAAATGCGTTACAAGTACATATTTGGCACGTCAAAAGTCGAAAGCGATAGCAAAACCCTTGAGATGGTTACGGTGTTTTGTGAGGGACGTGCGAAGATCCTGGATGATGATATATTCTTGGATGAGTTTAATTCCAAATTTCTCGAAGACTATCGGTCCTATGCTATTCAACTTATTACT GCTGGTTTCGATTTGGATATAATAAGCCTCATTGACCTGATGATGGAAGAAGTTGTTAGCTTGTTCACCACCAAATGGACGGAGGATGAGGTTTACAACTTGTTTTCCGTGAACTTGAAAGAGTATCATGACGATAAATTCAATGTTATGAAACAGGATCTCTTGAATTATCTGGAGTTTTTAGCTACCAATTTCAGCAGCTTCCATGATATTTATTTTGGAGCGAAAGACTTGAGAG CAAACGATGATTGGGATTATGATTTATTAAAACTGAAATTCCATTCCCTTCAATCCTATGAACACCG ACGACAATGGCTAAAAGCGCATTTCCTTTTAAGACGCCC TCGTCTTGATCGTGTTTGGTTCAAGCAAACTGTTCTGCTGCGGATGAGTTCATTGGAGCTGTGA
- the LOC139842673 gene encoding serpin-Z4-like — MKDFEKLKQDNYIFLPYEKDGLHDLLHVFHSNNDLFHDEYELTMRYLNELWVPKFKKSCKFEAQDVMKQMGMTLPFEPLNMDLTRIVDSTHPDADKLYVSNIVQQSFIEVEEKGT, encoded by the coding sequence ATGAAAGACTTTGAAAAGTTAAAACAAGACAATTATATCTTTCTCCCATACGAGAAAGATGGATTGCATGATCTTTTACATGTGTTTCATTCAAATAACGATTTATTTCATGACGAGTATGAACTTACTATGCGGTATTTGAATGAGCTATGGGTACCTAAGTTCAAGAAATCTTGTAAATTTGAAGCTCAAGATGTTATGAAACAAATGGGAATGACATTGCCTTTCGAGCCTCTGAATATGGATCTAACCCGGATTGTAGATTCCACACATCCTGATGCAGATAAGCTCTATGTCTCAAACATAGTGCAACAATCTTTTATTGAAGTTGAAGAAAAAGGAACCTAA